The following are encoded in a window of Eleutherodactylus coqui strain aEleCoq1 chromosome 12, aEleCoq1.hap1, whole genome shotgun sequence genomic DNA:
- the CREM gene encoding cAMP-responsive element modulator isoform X5: MWAATGEMPAHQIHTPGSGLPQGIVMAASSTGLIVPQHMAEEATRKREMRLMKNREAAKACRLRRKEYIRCLEGQNTMLVMENRQLKQELAAYRTLYSHGANSRYSNIPKM, from the exons CTGCCACGGGAGAGATGCCGGCACACCAGATACACACTCCGGGCTCTGGACTGCCTCAGGGAATAGTTATGGCGGCTTCATCCACAGGCTTAATTGTTCCTCAGCACATGGCAGAAGAAGCGACACGAAAAAGGGAGATGCGACTAATGAAAAATAG GGAAGCAGCGAAGGCGTGTCGACTCAGGAGGAAGGAGTACATTAGATGCCTGGAGGGCCAAAACACCATGCTGGTAATGGAGAACAGGCAGCTGAAGCAAGAGCTGGCCGCTTACAGAACGCTATATTCTCACGGCGCCAATAGCCGCTACTCCAACATTCCTAAAATGTAG
- the CREM gene encoding cAMP-responsive element modulator isoform X3 has product MAVTRDDYAATGEMPAHQIHTPGSGLPQGIVMAASSTGLIVPQHMAEEATRKREMRLMKNREAAKACRLRRKEYIRCLEGQNTMLVMENRQLKQELAAYRTLYSHGANSRYSNIPKM; this is encoded by the exons CTGCCACGGGAGAGATGCCGGCACACCAGATACACACTCCGGGCTCTGGACTGCCTCAGGGAATAGTTATGGCGGCTTCATCCACAGGCTTAATTGTTCCTCAGCACATGGCAGAAGAAGCGACACGAAAAAGGGAGATGCGACTAATGAAAAATAG GGAAGCAGCGAAGGCGTGTCGACTCAGGAGGAAGGAGTACATTAGATGCCTGGAGGGCCAAAACACCATGCTGGTAATGGAGAACAGGCAGCTGAAGCAAGAGCTGGCCGCTTACAGAACGCTATATTCTCACGGCGCCAATAGCCGCTACTCCAACATTCCTAAAATGTAG
- the CREM gene encoding cAMP-responsive element modulator isoform X6 has product MAVTRDDYAATGEMPAHQIHTPGSGLPQGIVMAASSTGLIVPQHMAEEATRKREMRLMKNREAARECRKKKKEYVKCLENRVAVLENQNKTLIEELKALKDLYCHKAD; this is encoded by the exons CTGCCACGGGAGAGATGCCGGCACACCAGATACACACTCCGGGCTCTGGACTGCCTCAGGGAATAGTTATGGCGGCTTCATCCACAGGCTTAATTGTTCCTCAGCACATGGCAGAAGAAGCGACACGAAAAAGGGAGATGCGACTAATGAAAAATAG GGAAGCCGCGCGGGAGTGtcggaaaaagaagaaggaatacGTGAAGTGTCTTGAGAATCGCGTGGCGGTACTTGAGAACCAAAACAAGACTCTGATTGAGGAACTGAAGGCTCTCAAGGATCTATATTGTCATAAAGCAGACTGA